CGCCGTCTCCCCCACGTTCGCGCCCGACGGCCGGAGCCTCGCCTTCGTCGGCAGCGACGGGACGACGGCGAACCTGTTCGCGCTCGACCTCGACACGAACGAGGAGCGCCCGTTGACAGCCTTCACCGGCGACGTCCAGATCACGACGGCGCGGTGGAGCCCGGACGGGGCCCGCATCGCGTTCGCCCTGTTCGACGAGGACGGCACCCGCGACCTCGCCGTGCTCGACGTGGCCACGGGCGAGGTCGCCCGCCTCGGCACCGCGCCCGAGGCGGACCGGGCCGAGCGCGACGACCGGATCCCGATCTGGAGCCCGACCGGCGACTCGCTGGCCTTCACGTCGCTCCGCGACCGGGCGCCGAATGCGTTCACGGCGCCGGTCGAGCGCGCGAGCACCCGACCGGACACGCCTCCGGCTCCGGAGCCGAGTTCGCCGTTGGAGCCGACCGACCTCGGGCGTGGCATGGACATCGGACGCGGTGCGGTCCTCGGGCCCATCACCTCGCCGCCGGTCGAGGAGCGCGTCACCTTCCTCTACGACGGCGCGACGGTCCACGACTGGCTCCCGCCAGACAGCCTCCACCCGGCCGGGCGGCTGGTGCTCGTGGCGAGCGAGACGAAGCGCCGCGACCGCGTGTTCGTCGTCGACGCCCGCCGCCGGCCGACGGTCGTCTCGGACTCGGTCGAGGTCCCGCCGGCCTACGCCGCGTGGACGACGCACCGGCCGCCGCGGACCGTCCCCGACGCGATCGCCCCCGACCCGTCGCTCATCCGTGAGCGCCGCGAGTACAACTCGTGGACGAACATCACGCACGCCATCACGCTCGGCCTTCCCTACGGCGACCCCGGCGAGGACGGCGAGCTGTTCACGTCGGACGACGACTGGGGCGCGTTCGCCAACTCGCTGTTTCTGGAGCCGCTCGGGAAGCACCAGCTGGCGCTGCTGGCGGGCGTCTCCGTCACCCGGCCCGTCGACAAGTCGTTCCTGCTGCTGTCGTACGTCAACCAGCAGTTCACGCCGACGCTGACGCTCGACCTCTACCGCTTCCCGTCGCCGTCGAGCTTCTACGGGTCGAGCGTGCTCGTCGAGGACCTCACCGGCGGCGACGTCTCGGCGACGTGGACGCTCGACCTCCTCGACCGGCCCTACACCACGACGCTCGCCGGCACGCGGCTCCGCTACGCCTACGCCAGCCCGCTCGCGCTCGACCGGTTCGACGACCTCGACGACACCGGCCTCGGCGTGCCCGAGGCGGGCACCCGGTTCGACGCCCAGGTCGGCGCGGCCTACAAGTTCCAGCGGCCGTACCGGTGGAACGTGATCACGCCGCTCGACGGGACCGGGCTGCGGGCGCGCGTCACGGCGGGGATCCCGGCGCTCGGCGGCGACACGTTCGTCCGCCCCGACGTGCTCGGCTACTGGGTCTCGCCGTCGCTCGGGTTCGGGCGGCTGTTCGTGCAGGGCCGGGCGACGGCCATCTTCGGCGAGACGCTCGCGCAGGACTACGTCGGGCTGGCGCGCTACGACGACGTCGACCTCCAGGCCCCGTTCGTCGGCGCCGTCACGCTCGACGACGCCGAGCGCGTCCGCGGGTACCGGCGCTACGCCGTCGGCACGCGGGCGCTGTTCGGGTCCGCCGAGTACCGGCTCCCGATCGTGGCGGACCTCAACACGACGCTCCTCGGGCTCGTCAAGCTGGGCCCCGTCTCGCCGTCCCTCTTCGTCGACGGCGGCCTCGTGTGGACGGGCGCCGACGTCGACAACGCTGCGCGGCGCGTGGGCGTGGGGGCCGAGCTGGCGAACGTCCTGTCGCTCGGCGGCTTCGAGCTGCGCCACGCCGTCGGGCTGGCGGCGCCGGCCTCGACGCTGGACGAGCTCTGGAACGGCACGCGCGGGGTCGATGACCTCGACCTGTACTACCGGATCCAGGCGGCCGTGCCCTTTTAGCCCTCCCCACCTCGGCGCCGAGGCGGGGGGAGTGGGATGAGCCCGGTGAGCGACGAATTACGCTTGGGCAGGGGACGCTCTTCCCTGCCCCGATGCGCCTTCTCCTCCTCGCCGCCCTCGCGGTCGCCCTCCCGGCCGCCGCCCAGACGACCGTCACGGTCACCACAGACGCCGACGCGGGGGCCGGCTCGCTCCGAGCGGCCATCGGCGCCGTCAACGCGGCCGGCGGTGGGCGGATCGCGTTCGCCATCCCCGGCGACGGCGTCCACGTGATCGAGCTCGTGAGCAACCTCCCCGACGCGACCGTCCCGGTCGAGATCGACGGGCTCACGCAGCCCAGCGCCTCATGCGGCTCCGGTCCCCTGACGGTCCTCGTCGAGATCGACGGGTCGCAGATCGATCTCAACGCGCAGGGGGAAGGCGCCGCGGGCCTCGTCCTGCGCGGCGGCGCGAGCGTCGTCCGCGGCGTCGCCGTCCCGGCGATGGCCGGGTCCCAGAGTCAGGGTAACGGGACGTCCGTGGAGATCTTTGGCGACGACAACCGGGTCGAGTGCTCTGTGATCGGCCTCCGGGCGGACGGGACGGAGAGCGAGGGCACGGTCAACTTCTCCCTCATCGTCCGCGACTCCGGCAACGTGGTCGGCGGCGTCGGGCGCGGAAACGTCATCGGAAGCTCGTCGGCGGCCGTGAGCGGCGACGGCAACCGGATCGAGGGGAACGAGATCCGGGCCTCACTCCAGGTATCGGAGACCGGCCACACCGTCGGCGGCACGGGCGACGGAGAGGGGAACCGCATTCTCGGCGGCCTTCTGCTGAACGGCTCGGGCCACATCGTCCAGGGCAACGAGGTCGGTGGGACCCTCTCCGGAGGATCGGAGAGCGCAGGCATGGTCGTAGGGGGGACGGCGCCGGGCGCCCGCAACGTGGTGGGCGGGATCAGCCTGGACGGCGAGGGGTGGGTCGTTCAGGGGAATTACGTCGGAACGGACCCGGCGGGAACGGCCGTCGCCGAGGTCTCCCGGGGCGCCACCATCCGCGGAAGGGGCCACCTCATCGGCGGGACGGCCCCGGACGAGGGGAATCTGATCGTCGGCGGCGTCGTGATCCGCGGCGACGAGAACGTCGTCGTGGGCAACGAGATCGGGACGGACCGGACCGGCACCGTCGCGCTCGACGAGGGCGGCGTCGAGGTGGCGTTCGGAGCGACGGGCAACGTCATCGGCGGGACCGAACCGGGCGCAGGCAACGTGATCACGGCGGCTCCCTTCAGCTTCTACGGGGCGATCCGGATCTACGGCGGCTCATCGGCGAACCGGGTCCTTGGCAACTGGATCGGGACCGACCGGAGCGGGACCGTCGACTTCGGCAACCGGGGGATCGGCGTGCAAGTCGACGACGGATCCGACAACCAGATCGGCTCACCGGAGGCGCCGAACGTGATCGCGTTCGCGGACGACGCCGGCGTCCACGTCACGGGCGAGGCCACAGGCAACGCCGTCTCGGGCAACCTGATCTACGGCATCGGCGGCCTGTTCGTCGACCTCGATGGGTTCGACCCCGACGGCCCGACGCCCTCCGACGCGGGCGACGCTGACGAGGGTCCGAACCGGCTCCAGAACGCCCCGGCCGTCACGGACGCGAGCGCGACCGACGCCGCCGTTGCCGTCACCTACGCCGTCGACACGGCGGCCGCCAATGCGGCATACCCGCTCCGCGTCGAGGCCGTCGCTGTGTCTCCGTTCGGCGCCGTCTACCTCGGACACGACGAGATCCTGGAATCGGAGGCCGGGGACGCGCGCGACGCCACGTTCGCGCTCGGCGCCCCACTCGACGCGGGCACGTCGCTCGTGCTCATCGCGACCGACGCCGACGGCAACACGGGCGAGTCGTCGGCGCCCGTCGCCCTCACGGCCCCGACGGCCGCGGACGACGCCCCCGAGGCCGTCCCGTTCGCCGTCGCCGCGTGGCCGAACCCGGCGGCCGACCGGCTGGCGGTCACCGTCGTCGGGGCCGAGGGCACGACCACACGGATCCACCTTCTCGACGCGCTGGGGCGGCGGGTCGCCAAAGCGGAGGGCGCGCGAGCCGAGCTCGACGTGTCGGGGCTGGCACCGGGCGCCTACGTCGTCCGCGCGGAGGCCGGGGGACGCGTGACCACCCAGATGGTCACCGTTGCCCGCTGACCGCCTCCGCCTCGACGCCGAGGCGGGGCGACCTGACGGCAAAAAAACGCCCCGCCTCCGGTCGGAAGGCGGGGCGTACACGCGGAGGCGGTCGGTGCTAGGCCGCCTTCGCGTTGACGCGGTCCTCGGCGAGGAGCGTGAGCCGGTCGTCGGCCTCCTCCTCATCGGCGAGCGACTCGGCGAGGAGGTCGGCGGCGTCGGGGTGGCCGAGCTGCTCGGCCCACGTCGAGAGCGTGCCGTAGCGCGTGATCTCGTAGTGGTCGATGGCTTGGGCCGACGAGATGATCGCGGCGTCGCGCGTCTCGGCGTCCTCGACGTCCGAGAGGAGGTGCTTGGCCTCCTTCACGAGGCCGTCCATGGCCTCGCAGGTCACGCCCTCGGCCTTCTCGCCGAGCATCTCGAACACGCGCTCCAGCCGCTCCACGTGCTCATCGGACTGGTCGGCGTGCTCCTGGACGAGCGACTTGAGCTTCGCGTCGGTGGCGCG
This sequence is a window from Rubrivirga marina. Protein-coding genes within it:
- a CDS encoding PD40 domain-containing protein; this encodes MPRLRLVLLAALAALVASGPAAQVGFSYFNGRNHPELDWQVATTEHFEIIYPARLAGIEAEAAAVAEATYDALTVNFATDSAAIAFDDPIRIYLSDEDEIANGIAYNVGGSGFTTIWVHVNDTAEIWTGDVKWLRKVIAHEVAHLIHYRAVRSNLGLLDIFFADPFPGFWTEGLAQYATERWDAQRGDRWLRTATFEDRLSYTDGSSPQNGRLRYAVGNSQVRYLAQSRGDSTLAQILAHRIPVLLGLGRVHDFRTAFEAVTKQSYTEFNEEWRKHVNVYYNTQAGQMERLDSLDAKPFGLPGQVVYDVSFSPDTMWVAGVVLPSLARPVRRLIVVDNPGADSTRARELRILAEGSITGPVDWSPDGQRIAFARTRRGAYGSLLNDLYVVNAEGGGLRRLTTDRRAVSPTFAPDGRSLAFVGSDGTTANLFALDLDTNEERPLTAFTGDVQITTARWSPDGARIAFALFDEDGTRDLAVLDVATGEVARLGTAPEADRAERDDRIPIWSPTGDSLAFTSLRDRAPNAFTAPVERASTRPDTPPAPEPSSPLEPTDLGRGMDIGRGAVLGPITSPPVEERVTFLYDGATVHDWLPPDSLHPAGRLVLVASETKRRDRVFVVDARRRPTVVSDSVEVPPAYAAWTTHRPPRTVPDAIAPDPSLIRERREYNSWTNITHAITLGLPYGDPGEDGELFTSDDDWGAFANSLFLEPLGKHQLALLAGVSVTRPVDKSFLLLSYVNQQFTPTLTLDLYRFPSPSSFYGSSVLVEDLTGGDVSATWTLDLLDRPYTTTLAGTRLRYAYASPLALDRFDDLDDTGLGVPEAGTRFDAQVGAAYKFQRPYRWNVITPLDGTGLRARVTAGIPALGGDTFVRPDVLGYWVSPSLGFGRLFVQGRATAIFGETLAQDYVGLARYDDVDLQAPFVGAVTLDDAERVRGYRRYAVGTRALFGSAEYRLPIVADLNTTLLGLVKLGPVSPSLFVDGGLVWTGADVDNAARRVGVGAELANVLSLGGFELRHAVGLAAPASTLDELWNGTRGVDDLDLYYRIQAAVPF
- a CDS encoding T9SS type A sorting domain-containing protein codes for the protein MRLLLLAALAVALPAAAQTTVTVTTDADAGAGSLRAAIGAVNAAGGGRIAFAIPGDGVHVIELVSNLPDATVPVEIDGLTQPSASCGSGPLTVLVEIDGSQIDLNAQGEGAAGLVLRGGASVVRGVAVPAMAGSQSQGNGTSVEIFGDDNRVECSVIGLRADGTESEGTVNFSLIVRDSGNVVGGVGRGNVIGSSSAAVSGDGNRIEGNEIRASLQVSETGHTVGGTGDGEGNRILGGLLLNGSGHIVQGNEVGGTLSGGSESAGMVVGGTAPGARNVVGGISLDGEGWVVQGNYVGTDPAGTAVAEVSRGATIRGRGHLIGGTAPDEGNLIVGGVVIRGDENVVVGNEIGTDRTGTVALDEGGVEVAFGATGNVIGGTEPGAGNVITAAPFSFYGAIRIYGGSSANRVLGNWIGTDRSGTVDFGNRGIGVQVDDGSDNQIGSPEAPNVIAFADDAGVHVTGEATGNAVSGNLIYGIGGLFVDLDGFDPDGPTPSDAGDADEGPNRLQNAPAVTDASATDAAVAVTYAVDTAAANAAYPLRVEAVAVSPFGAVYLGHDEILESEAGDARDATFALGAPLDAGTSLVLIATDADGNTGESSAPVALTAPTAADDAPEAVPFAVAAWPNPAADRLAVTVVGAEGTTTRIHLLDALGRRVAKAEGARAELDVSGLAPGAYVVRAEAGGRVTTQMVTVAR
- a CDS encoding ferritin-like domain-containing protein → MSAITSLDDLFLHTLRDIYYAEQQVRKLLPTFVERATDAKLKSLVQEHADQSDEHVERLERVFEMLGEKAEGVTCEAMDGLVKEAKHLLSDVEDAETRDAAIISSAQAIDHYEITRYGTLSTWAEQLGHPDAADLLAESLADEEEADDRLTLLAEDRVNAKAA